The Macaca nemestrina isolate mMacNem1 chromosome 12, mMacNem.hap1, whole genome shotgun sequence genome contains a region encoding:
- the LOC105494163 gene encoding tetraspanin-4: MARACLQAVKYLMFAFNLLFWLGGCGVLGVGIWLAATQGSFATLSSSFPSLSAANLLIITGAFVMAIGFVGCLGAIKENKCLLLAFFLLLLLVFLLEATIAILFFAYTDKIDRYAQQDLKKGLHLYGTQGNVGLTNAWSIIQTDFRCCGVSNYTDWFEVYNATRVPDSCCLEFSESCGLHAPGTWWKAPCYETVKVWLQENLLAVGVFGLCTALVQILGLTFAMTMYCQVVKADTYCA; the protein is encoded by the exons ATGGCGCGCGCCTGCCTCCAAGCCGTTAAGTACCTCATGTTCGCCTTCAACCTGCTCTTCTGG CTGGGGGGCTGTGGCGTGCTGGGCGTCGGCATCTGGCTGGCCGCCACCCAGGGGAGCTTCGCCACGCTGTCCTCCTCCTTCCCGTCCCTGTCGGCTGCCAACCTGCTCATCATCACCGGTGCCTTTGTCATGGCCATCGGCTTCGTGGGCTGCCTGGGCGCCATCAAGGAGAACAAGTGCCTCCTGCTCGCT ttcttcctgctgctgctgctggtgttCCTGCTGGAGGCCACCATTGCCATCCTCTTCTTCGCCTACACGGACAAG ATTGACAGGTACGCCCAGCAAGACCTGAAGAAAGGCTTGCACCTGTACGGCACGCAGGGCAACGTGGGCCTCACCAACGCCTGGAGCATCATCCAGACTGAC TTCCGCTGCTGTGGTGTCTCCAACTACACTGACTGGTTTGAGGTGTACAACGCCACGCGGGTGCCTGACTCCTGCTGCCTGGAGTTCAGTGAGAGCTGCGGGCTGCACGCACCTGGCACCTGGTGGAAGGCG CCGTGCTACGAGACGGTGAAGGTGTGGCTCCAGGAGAACCTGCTGGCTGTGGGTGTCTTTGGGCTGTGCACGGCACTGGTGCAG atCCTAGGCCTGACCTTCGCCATGACCATGTACTGCCAGGTGGTCAAGGCAGACACCTACTGCGCATAG